Proteins found in one Scardovia inopinata JCM 12537 genomic segment:
- the rpmG gene encoding 50S ribosomal protein L33: MAKKSAAIRPGITLACTVCKERNYITTKNRRNTPDRLELKKFCSRCGKQTLHRETR, translated from the coding sequence ATGGCAAAGAAGAGTGCCGCAATTCGTCCTGGCATTACGCTGGCCTGCACCGTCTGCAAGGAACGCAACTACATTACAACCAAAAATCGCCGTAATACCCCGGATCGTCTTGAGCTGAAGAAGTTCTGCTCCCGTTGTGGCAAGCAGACACTTCACCGTGAGACTCGGTAA
- a CDS encoding zinc-dependent alcohol dehydrogenase family protein, with the protein MKSTVFVEKGKVAIGDVSKPEITADDDVIIRVVRACVCGSDLWAYRGDDNKKPGSVNTGHEAIGVVEQTGSAITTVKKEDFVIAPFTHGCGHCAACRAGFDGDCQSHTDNFSNGCQAEFIRFQHGQWALIKIPGKPEDYSEGMLASLLTLSDVMATGYHAARVSRVQPGDTVVVMGDGAVGLCGVISAKMMGAGHIIAMSRHEDRQKLAREFGATDIVPERGDEAVAKVMELTDGNGADAVLECVGTAQSTDTATKVGRPGAAVGRVGLPHNAVLDSGALFNRNTIIAGGPASVTTYVKNGLLQAVLDGRINPGKVFTQSFSLDQIDQAYQAMAKREAIKSLVVVSD; encoded by the coding sequence ATGAAATCAACTGTATTCGTAGAAAAAGGCAAGGTTGCCATCGGCGATGTTTCCAAACCAGAAATTACAGCAGATGACGATGTTATTATTCGGGTTGTCAGAGCATGCGTATGCGGTTCTGATCTGTGGGCATACCGGGGAGACGACAACAAGAAGCCCGGCTCAGTTAACACCGGTCATGAAGCAATAGGAGTGGTTGAACAAACAGGATCAGCCATCACAACCGTAAAAAAGGAAGATTTCGTTATTGCCCCCTTTACCCATGGCTGTGGGCACTGCGCCGCTTGTCGTGCAGGATTCGACGGCGACTGCCAGAGTCATACAGATAATTTCAGCAACGGGTGCCAAGCAGAATTTATCCGCTTCCAGCATGGGCAGTGGGCTTTGATCAAAATACCGGGGAAGCCGGAAGATTATAGTGAGGGGATGCTCGCTTCCCTGCTGACTCTATCCGATGTAATGGCCACCGGATATCACGCAGCTCGCGTTTCCCGTGTGCAGCCTGGCGACACAGTTGTTGTTATGGGTGATGGTGCTGTTGGACTATGCGGAGTGATTTCTGCCAAAATGATGGGGGCTGGTCACATCATTGCTATGAGCAGGCACGAAGACCGCCAAAAGCTGGCTCGGGAGTTTGGTGCCACCGATATTGTCCCCGAACGCGGAGATGAAGCTGTGGCTAAAGTCATGGAACTTACTGATGGAAATGGTGCAGATGCCGTTCTGGAATGCGTTGGAACAGCACAATCGACTGATACCGCAACCAAAGTTGGCCGCCCCGGTGCGGCAGTCGGCCGGGTTGGGCTTCCCCACAATGCAGTGCTGGATTCTGGTGCTCTGTTTAACCGCAATACCATTATTGCCGGAGGCCCTGCCTCGGTTACAACATATGTTAAGAATGGACTTCTGCAGGCAGTTTTGGACGGCCGGATTAATCCCGGGAAGGTCTTCACCCAGAGTTTCTCCCTGGACCAGATCGATCAGGCTTATCAGGCCATGGCAAAGCGAGAAGCCATAAAGTCTCTGGTTGTTGTCAGCGACTAA